In Cytophagales bacterium, one DNA window encodes the following:
- a CDS encoding nucleotidyl transferase AbiEii/AbiGii toxin family protein has product MLYEKTVTSDILRVLEKISGIDELEKFQLVGGTALALQLGHRQSFDLDFFAERGFNKEYLELRLRALFPEKKDLSQSINGFSCKLDGVRCDFYDWKTGYIREPVDFKGIKIASTEDIAAFKLDAITRRTTIKDFWDIAELLDRYSIKEMIMFYKEKYPYQDIRIVMDSLPKVEKITEKPEYKIFKNCTLKDVNKKIETATKEYIANQIKQKKEKQEERVKKAEKLIERKQL; this is encoded by the coding sequence ATGCTTTACGAAAAAACAGTTACATCAGACATCCTAAGAGTGCTGGAAAAAATAAGTGGGATAGATGAATTAGAAAAATTCCAGCTTGTAGGGGGAACGGCTCTTGCCTTGCAACTAGGTCATCGTCAGTCGTTTGACCTTGATTTTTTTGCTGAAAGGGGCTTCAATAAAGAATACCTGGAATTACGGCTTAGAGCGCTGTTCCCTGAAAAAAAAGATTTAAGTCAGTCAATTAATGGCTTCTCCTGTAAGTTAGACGGAGTGAGATGTGATTTTTACGATTGGAAAACGGGTTATATAAGGGAGCCGGTAGATTTTAAGGGAATAAAAATCGCGTCAACAGAAGATATTGCTGCTTTTAAATTGGATGCTATAACCAGGCGTACAACAATCAAAGATTTTTGGGATATTGCTGAGTTATTGGATAGGTATTCTATCAAGGAAATGATAATGTTTTACAAAGAAAAGTACCCATACCAGGATATAAGAATTGTTATGGATTCGTTGCCCAAAGTTGAAAAAATAACAGAAAAGCCAGAGTATAAGATATTTAAGAATTGCACTTTAAAAGACGTAAATAAAAAGATAGAAACAGCAACGAAAGAATATATTGCAAATCAAATAAAGCAGAAAAAGGAAAAACAAGAGGAGCGGGTAAAAAAAGCAGAAAAACTTATAGAGCGAAAACAGTTGTGA
- a CDS encoding nucleoside deaminase, translated as MKEAYKQAKYAFDEGEIPIGAVIVCNNKVIARAHNQSEILRDFTAHAEMIAFTAASDYLGGKNLSDCTLYVTLEPCLMCAGACYWAQIKKLVVGAPDPKRGFKKVKANILHPKTEIVSGIMDRECGKLITDFFDKIR; from the coding sequence ATGAAAGAAGCATACAAGCAGGCAAAGTATGCTTTTGATGAGGGAGAAATACCTATCGGAGCTGTGATTGTGTGTAATAATAAAGTGATCGCACGGGCACATAACCAGTCTGAAATATTGAGGGATTTTACTGCGCATGCTGAAATGATCGCTTTTACGGCTGCTTCGGATTACCTTGGTGGAAAAAATCTCAGCGATTGTACTTTATACGTAACCCTTGAGCCTTGCCTGATGTGTGCAGGCGCCTGCTATTGGGCCCAGATAAAAAAACTTGTAGTTGGCGCTCCCGATCCAAAAAGAGGTTTTAAAAAGGTCAAAGCAAATATTTTACATCCTAAAACAGAAATTGTTTCCGGAATAATGGATAGAGAATGTGGGAAACTGATCACTGATTTTTTTGATAAAATAAGGTAG
- a CDS encoding membrane protein insertion efficiency factor YidD: MFLQTIWSKQYYYKYFISSQDLTGICNFHPSCSEYGILSIKICKTFVCFTKAPVSFQGIRTTCLFLSTC, from the coding sequence ATTTTTTTACAAACAATTTGGTCAAAACAATATTACTATAAATATTTTATTTCATCACAAGATCTGACAGGTATATGTAATTTTCATCCTTCCTGCAGTGAATATGGAATTTTATCCATTAAAATATGCAAAACATTTGTCTGCTTCACAAAAGCACCTGTTAGCTTCCAGGGAATACGAACGACTTGCCTTTTTCTATCCACATGTTGA
- a CDS encoding superoxide dismutase has translation MENVAAKTAFELPALPYAPDALEPHIDKMTMEIHRGKHHNAYTTKLNDAIDGTELADKSIEEILKNISKHSGAVRNNGGGYYNHSLFWTIMSPNGGGQPSGDLLNAINGSFGSFDKFREEFSNAAATRFGSGWAWLGVKNDGNLCVCSTPNQDNPLMDIAECACTPILGLDVWEHAYYLNYQNRRPDYIAAWWNVVSWEEVSRRFAEVK, from the coding sequence ATGGAAAATGTAGCTGCAAAAACAGCATTCGAACTGCCGGCTTTGCCTTATGCACCTGACGCATTGGAGCCGCATATCGATAAAATGACCATGGAAATACATCGTGGCAAGCACCACAATGCTTATACCACTAAATTAAATGACGCTATTGATGGCACTGAATTGGCTGATAAGTCTATTGAGGAGATATTGAAAAATATCAGCAAACATTCCGGAGCGGTCAGGAATAACGGTGGCGGTTATTATAATCATAGTCTTTTTTGGACCATCATGTCTCCTAACGGTGGCGGACAACCTTCAGGCGACCTGTTAAACGCAATTAATGGTAGCTTTGGTTCTTTTGATAAGTTCAGGGAAGAATTTTCAAACGCTGCTGCCACCAGGTTCGGTTCCGGCTGGGCATGGCTGGGTGTGAAAAATGATGGCAATCTTTGCGTTTGCTCCACTCCCAACCAGGATAATCCACTGATGGATATTGCTGAATGTGCCTGCACACCCATTTTAGGTTTGGATGTATGGGAACATGCTTACTATTTAAACTATCAGAACAGACGACCTGATTACATTGCAGCCTGGTGGAATGTGGTGAGTTGGGAGGAAGTATCCCGAAGGTTTGCAGAGGTTAAATAA